The following are encoded in a window of Sinorhizobium sojae CCBAU 05684 genomic DNA:
- a CDS encoding MoaF-related domain-containing protein, with amino-acid sequence MTDTAFPATGHVFKADYGDPVFRVAFDADGKTLRWAPFAAEDFEAAATTETYKATYIRPGVFMVTWQEADGVTVAHVEDFENDTVHAAITLPDHKFLTLTGSWTRLD; translated from the coding sequence GTGACCGATACCGCATTTCCCGCAACCGGCCATGTCTTCAAGGCGGATTACGGCGACCCCGTCTTTCGCGTCGCTTTCGACGCGGATGGCAAGACGCTGCGCTGGGCGCCTTTCGCCGCCGAGGATTTCGAGGCCGCCGCCACGACCGAAACCTATAAGGCGACCTACATCCGCCCGGGCGTTTTCATGGTGACCTGGCAGGAGGCCGACGGCGTCACCGTCGCCCATGTCGAGGATTTCGAGAACGACACCGTCCACGCCGCCATTACGCTTCCGGACCACAAGTTCCTCACCCTCACCGGGAGCTGGACGCGTCTGGACTGA
- a CDS encoding DsbA family protein, which translates to MTETIHLTYLFDPLCGWCYGASPALERLLQEDGFAVTIIPTGLFAGAGAFPMNAGFAAHAWEADQRIAKLTGQVFSEAYRRNVLESGTGQVDSGPATLALTAIRLIAPEKEFEVLKTIQRARYVEGRDNGDPAVIADILSALTLDDAAARFASPDEELLSANRTRIDAGQAEMRRFGARGVPALVAGQGQDVRLVNSAALYGSADELIAGLRAA; encoded by the coding sequence GTGACCGAGACAATTCATCTGACCTATCTCTTCGACCCGCTCTGCGGCTGGTGCTACGGTGCTTCGCCGGCGCTGGAAAGACTCCTTCAAGAGGACGGCTTTGCCGTCACGATCATCCCGACCGGGCTGTTCGCGGGCGCCGGCGCGTTTCCGATGAACGCGGGATTCGCGGCGCATGCATGGGAGGCCGACCAGCGCATCGCGAAGCTCACCGGCCAGGTCTTCAGTGAAGCCTATCGCAGGAATGTGCTGGAAAGCGGAACAGGCCAGGTGGATTCCGGCCCCGCCACGTTGGCGCTGACCGCCATACGCCTGATAGCGCCCGAAAAGGAGTTCGAGGTCCTGAAAACCATTCAGCGCGCCCGCTATGTCGAGGGGCGCGACAATGGCGATCCGGCCGTCATTGCCGACATCCTCTCCGCCCTGACGCTCGATGATGCGGCGGCACGCTTTGCCTCACCCGATGAAGAGCTGCTCTCTGCCAACCGCACCCGCATCGATGCCGGACAGGCCGAGATGCGCCGTTTCGGCGCCCGCGGCGTCCCGGCCCTTGTCGCCGGGCAAGGGCAGGACGTCCGCCTCGTCAATTCGGCCGCGCTCTATGGCAGCGCTGACGAGTTGATCGCTGGTCTGCGCGCGGCTTGA
- a CDS encoding NAD(P)-dependent oxidoreductase, whose product MAHIALIGASGNVGSRLLKELSDRGHQVTAIARNPEKIAAFPGVTAVAGDAQDVHCLADLVRGHDAVISSTRFTGTDFSIITDALRKAGVKRYLLVGGAASLEVAPGKRLLEQPDFPAAYKEEATNGAETLAYLRTIDDLDWTFLSPSAMFVPGERTGKFRLGKDELLTTNDGSSISFEDYAIAMVDEVENPQHPRQRFTAGY is encoded by the coding sequence ATGGCACATATCGCGCTTATCGGCGCATCCGGCAATGTTGGCTCGCGCCTTCTCAAGGAACTGTCCGATCGCGGACATCAGGTCACGGCTATTGCGCGCAACCCCGAAAAGATCGCCGCGTTTCCCGGAGTGACGGCGGTCGCGGGCGATGCCCAGGACGTGCACTGCCTGGCGGACCTGGTCCGGGGGCACGATGCCGTGATCAGCTCGACCCGCTTTACCGGCACCGATTTCTCAATCATCACCGACGCGCTGCGCAAGGCCGGCGTCAAACGCTATCTGCTGGTCGGCGGCGCCGCCAGCCTCGAGGTTGCCCCCGGCAAGCGCCTGCTCGAGCAACCGGACTTTCCTGCGGCCTATAAGGAAGAGGCGACCAACGGCGCCGAAACGCTCGCTTACCTGCGCACGATCGACGACCTCGACTGGACCTTCCTGTCGCCCTCGGCGATGTTCGTCCCCGGGGAGCGGACAGGGAAATTCCGCCTAGGCAAGGACGAGTTGCTGACCACCAACGACGGCAGCAGCATTTCCTTCGAGGATTACGCCATTGCCATGGTGGACGAGGTCGAGAACCCGCAGCATCCACGCCAGCGTTTCACCGCCGGATACTGA
- a CDS encoding winged helix-turn-helix transcriptional regulator: protein MSHGKLVSIPFVFEQPCPIRDVLDRIGDQWSLLLLEVLEHGTMRFSEIERAITDISKQMLSKTLRRLEEDGFVKRTLYPEVPPRVEYELTDLGRSFLTPMKTLIAWANENHQAICEARSEYGAKNGGR, encoded by the coding sequence ATGAGCCACGGTAAACTGGTTTCCATTCCATTCGTGTTCGAACAACCTTGTCCGATCAGAGATGTTCTCGACAGGATCGGAGACCAATGGAGCCTGCTCCTCCTCGAAGTGCTCGAGCATGGAACCATGCGTTTCAGCGAGATCGAGCGAGCGATTACCGACATCTCCAAGCAGATGCTCTCCAAAACGCTGAGGCGCCTGGAGGAGGACGGTTTCGTAAAGCGCACGCTCTATCCGGAGGTGCCGCCGCGCGTCGAATACGAGCTGACGGACCTCGGCCGCTCCTTCCTGACGCCGATGAAGACTCTCATTGCCTGGGCGAACGAGAACCATCAGGCAATCTGCGAGGCCCGTAGCGAATATGGTGCAAAGAACGGTGGCCGGTGA
- a CDS encoding universal stress protein has product MYTKIMVPVDLAHVEKLQRALDTAANLSKLYNAPVAYVGVTAAAPGPLGHNAAEYAARLEAFAKDQGARHGISTQSKSVVSHDPAVDLSDALVEAVKTTGSDLVVMATHIPNVVDHIWPSNGGRLATHTNASVFLVRS; this is encoded by the coding sequence ATGTACACGAAAATAATGGTTCCCGTCGATCTGGCGCACGTCGAAAAGCTACAACGTGCACTTGATACGGCGGCAAATCTGTCAAAGCTCTACAATGCTCCCGTTGCTTACGTGGGCGTCACGGCCGCAGCGCCCGGTCCACTCGGGCACAACGCTGCGGAATATGCCGCGAGGCTGGAGGCTTTCGCGAAGGACCAGGGTGCCCGACACGGCATCTCAACCCAATCGAAGTCGGTTGTCAGTCACGACCCTGCAGTGGATCTCAGCGATGCGCTGGTCGAGGCGGTCAAGACAACGGGAAGTGATCTCGTCGTCATGGCGACGCACATTCCCAATGTTGTCGATCATATCTGGCCCTCCAATGGAGGCCGCCTGGCAACCCACACAAATGCCTCCGTATTCCTGGTTCGCAGCTGA
- a CDS encoding BCCT family transporter: MSDAGIPAPEGPSALIETEYEIGQDNITAQIGPFGLDVHNPVFLISGLTAVAFVLLTLAFQEQAGPIFNSMREWLTSTFDWFFLLSANIFVLLCLFLIASPYGKVRIGGKEATPDYSYSGWFAMLFAAGMGIGLMFYGVSEPISHYSSSVAADAGTPDSWAPLGGAPGDTVTARHLGMAATIFHWSLHPWAIYAVVALALALFAYNKGLPLTVRSIFYPVFGERTWGWPGHIIDVLAVFATLFGLATSLGFGAEQASAGLNHLFGLPINDVSKVLLIVGITAIALVSVVAGLDAGVKRLSEINMVLAGLLLFFVLVVGPTWAILTGFFINLYEYVRYLPELSNPFGRTDDNFRDGWTAFYWAWWISWSPFVGMFIARISRGRTVREFLTCVLIIPSLVSVFWMTAFGGTAISQIVNDGYQVIVDAPLELKLFSMLEALPLQAITSFIGIVLVIVFFVTSSDSGSLVIDTITAGGKVDAPTPQRVFWATFEGLVAIALLLGGGLGALQAMAVSTGFPFTIVLLLACFAIIKGLASEPR; encoded by the coding sequence ATGAGCGATGCTGGAATCCCGGCCCCTGAGGGCCCTTCGGCGCTGATCGAGACCGAATACGAAATCGGTCAAGACAACATCACTGCGCAAATCGGGCCCTTCGGCCTTGATGTTCACAACCCCGTCTTCCTGATATCCGGCTTGACGGCCGTGGCCTTCGTGCTGCTGACGCTCGCCTTTCAGGAGCAGGCGGGTCCCATCTTCAACAGTATGCGTGAATGGCTGACGTCGACCTTCGATTGGTTCTTCCTTCTCTCGGCCAATATATTCGTCCTGCTCTGCCTTTTCCTGATTGCCTCGCCCTACGGCAAGGTACGGATCGGTGGAAAGGAGGCTACGCCCGACTATTCCTATTCCGGCTGGTTCGCAATGCTGTTTGCCGCCGGCATGGGCATCGGATTGATGTTCTACGGCGTTTCGGAGCCGATCTCGCACTACTCCTCGTCCGTGGCGGCTGATGCTGGCACGCCGGATAGCTGGGCACCGCTCGGCGGCGCCCCCGGCGATACGGTGACGGCCCGCCATCTCGGCATGGCAGCGACCATTTTCCATTGGAGCCTGCATCCCTGGGCGATCTATGCCGTGGTGGCGCTTGCACTTGCTCTCTTCGCCTACAACAAAGGCCTTCCGCTGACGGTCCGTTCAATTTTCTATCCGGTCTTCGGCGAGCGCACGTGGGGTTGGCCGGGCCACATCATCGATGTACTCGCAGTCTTCGCGACACTGTTCGGACTTGCCACTTCCCTGGGTTTCGGCGCCGAGCAGGCCAGTGCCGGGCTAAACCATCTTTTCGGCCTTCCGATCAATGATGTCTCGAAAGTGCTTCTGATCGTGGGGATCACCGCCATCGCCCTCGTTTCCGTGGTGGCAGGTCTCGACGCCGGGGTGAAGCGCCTGTCGGAAATCAACATGGTTTTGGCCGGGTTGCTTCTGTTCTTCGTGCTCGTCGTCGGGCCGACCTGGGCGATCCTTACCGGCTTCTTCATTAACCTCTATGAATACGTGCGCTACCTGCCGGAGCTGTCGAACCCGTTCGGACGCACCGACGACAACTTCCGTGACGGCTGGACGGCCTTCTACTGGGCATGGTGGATCTCCTGGTCGCCCTTTGTCGGCATGTTCATCGCCCGCATTTCCCGCGGTCGCACCGTGCGTGAATTCCTCACCTGCGTCCTCATCATCCCATCCCTCGTCTCGGTCTTCTGGATGACGGCTTTCGGTGGCACGGCAATCAGTCAGATCGTCAATGACGGCTACCAGGTCATTGTCGATGCACCGCTGGAACTGAAACTGTTCTCCATGCTGGAGGCGCTGCCTCTGCAGGCAATCACGTCCTTCATCGGGATCGTTCTTGTGATTGTCTTCTTCGTGACCTCATCGGACTCTGGCTCGCTGGTGATCGATACGATTACCGCCGGCGGAAAAGTGGATGCCCCGACACCGCAGCGTGTCTTCTGGGCAACCTTCGAGGGCTTGGTCGCGATCGCGCTTCTTCTGGGTGGCGGACTGGGCGCACTGCAGGCGATGGCGGTTTCGACCGGCTTCCCCTTCACCATCGTGCTGTTGCTTGCCTGCTTTGCCATCATCAAGGGATTGGCGAGCGAACCCCGCTAG
- a CDS encoding GlxA family transcriptional regulator: MRLVSAEPRLVVFYLVPEFTMMAFSSAIEALRMANAALGHEAYSWRVATADGGKVRASCGLTLDSDSSIAEERQRLVTHQRPALAIACGGKDVHRHAHRAAEAWLRECRHRGVAIGSLCTGAHILAKAGLLNEKKCALHWESIPGFVEAFRGVDVNTGIYEVDGNIFTCAGGAAAFDMMLHIIQRDVGEEVIGSICELALVDRVRGPGDRQRLPFAQRVGVQDRTVMMLVEKMEQSLADPMQIDELTASVGLSRRQIERIFRNELRCSPARYYLKLRLERAQHLLVQTSMPVVEVAIACGFVSASHFSKCYRETYGCSPQDTRNRNSHSKRSPARRLREFAAAA; encoded by the coding sequence ATGCGACTGGTAAGTGCTGAGCCGCGTCTGGTAGTTTTTTACCTGGTGCCGGAATTCACCATGATGGCGTTCTCCTCGGCGATCGAGGCTTTGCGGATGGCCAACGCCGCCCTTGGCCATGAGGCCTATAGCTGGCGCGTGGCCACGGCGGACGGCGGGAAGGTTCGCGCGAGCTGCGGCCTCACTCTCGATTCCGACAGCTCCATTGCGGAAGAACGCCAGCGTCTCGTCACCCACCAGCGGCCTGCCCTGGCGATCGCCTGCGGCGGCAAGGACGTGCATCGTCACGCCCACCGGGCAGCCGAGGCATGGCTGCGCGAATGCCGGCATCGGGGTGTGGCGATCGGGAGCCTTTGCACCGGTGCTCATATCCTCGCGAAAGCGGGCCTGTTGAATGAGAAGAAATGTGCGCTCCACTGGGAGAGCATTCCCGGATTCGTCGAGGCGTTTCGCGGTGTCGACGTCAACACCGGAATCTACGAAGTCGATGGCAACATCTTCACTTGCGCCGGCGGCGCCGCCGCCTTCGACATGATGCTCCACATCATTCAGCGCGATGTCGGCGAAGAGGTCATCGGCAGCATATGCGAGCTCGCGCTGGTGGACCGCGTGCGCGGGCCGGGTGACCGGCAGCGCCTGCCTTTCGCACAACGGGTCGGGGTGCAGGATCGAACCGTGATGATGCTCGTGGAGAAAATGGAGCAAAGTCTTGCCGACCCGATGCAGATCGACGAGCTCACCGCATCCGTGGGGCTCTCGCGCCGGCAGATCGAACGGATCTTCCGCAACGAATTGCGCTGCTCGCCGGCACGCTACTATCTCAAACTTCGTCTCGAACGCGCCCAACACCTGCTGGTTCAAACCTCGATGCCAGTCGTGGAGGTCGCCATCGCCTGCGGCTTTGTATCGGCTTCGCACTTCTCGAAGTGTTATCGCGAAACCTATGGCTGTTCACCGCAGGATACGAGAAATCGCAACAGCCACAGCAAGAGGTCTCCGGCTCGGCGTTTGCGCGAGTTCGCTGCGGCCGCATAG
- a CDS encoding GlxA family transcriptional regulator: protein MAANKVSPISQRRYQHLRLSVGFVLLRRFTLCAFANFVDVLRLAADEGDRSRPIQCRWSVIAADMRPVSASCGVSIQPQELFGNPKRFDYIVVVGGLLDEIDRSDDRIDGFLREAAAAGIPLVGLCTGTFILHRAGLMDGYRCCVSWFHHQDFLAQFERMKPVSDQIFVVDRDRLTCSGGTSTAHLAAFLVDRHIGKAQATKSLNIMMISGAEEGGAPQPGLTLDFRTKDLLVRKALLLMQQNLDTPLSVAEIARHLNVGKRRLERHFRDALGSSPLSAFIEMRLLHARHLLENTDKSIASIAAESGFCDSSHLSRLFRRRFDGTPQQFRASADLSKEMQEAEAIRSK, encoded by the coding sequence ATGGCGGCGAACAAGGTCTCCCCCATTTCCCAGCGCCGCTACCAGCATTTGCGCCTGTCAGTTGGATTCGTGCTGCTGCGCCGGTTCACGCTTTGCGCCTTCGCCAACTTCGTGGATGTGTTGCGGCTTGCCGCCGATGAAGGGGACCGCAGCCGCCCGATCCAGTGCCGGTGGAGCGTCATCGCCGCTGATATGAGGCCGGTAAGCGCGAGTTGCGGCGTATCGATCCAGCCCCAGGAACTGTTCGGCAATCCGAAGCGGTTCGATTATATCGTCGTGGTCGGCGGTCTTCTCGACGAGATCGACCGCAGCGACGACAGGATTGATGGATTTCTGCGTGAGGCCGCCGCGGCGGGCATTCCGCTGGTGGGCCTTTGTACCGGCACATTCATCCTCCACCGCGCCGGACTGATGGACGGCTATCGCTGCTGCGTAAGCTGGTTCCACCATCAAGACTTCCTCGCGCAGTTCGAGCGGATGAAGCCGGTGTCGGACCAGATATTCGTGGTCGACCGCGATCGTCTAACGTGTTCGGGCGGCACCAGCACGGCGCATCTCGCAGCGTTCCTCGTCGACAGGCATATCGGCAAGGCGCAAGCGACGAAGAGCCTGAACATCATGATGATCAGCGGCGCGGAGGAAGGTGGAGCCCCGCAGCCGGGGCTCACGCTTGACTTCCGTACCAAGGACCTGCTCGTCCGGAAAGCGCTTCTGCTGATGCAGCAGAACCTGGATACGCCACTATCCGTTGCGGAAATCGCGCGGCATCTTAATGTCGGCAAGCGCAGGCTTGAACGGCACTTCCGCGATGCGCTCGGAAGCTCGCCCCTGTCGGCCTTTATCGAGATGCGGCTCTTACACGCCCGCCATCTGCTCGAGAACACGGACAAGTCCATCGCCTCGATTGCCGCGGAAAGCGGCTTCTGCGATTCCTCACATCTAAGCCGACTGTTCCGGCGCCGTTTCGACGGCACCCCGCAACAATTCCGTGCTTCTGCGGACCTATCTAAGGAGATGCAGGAGGCTGAAGCAATTCGTTCCAAGTAA
- a CDS encoding quaternary amine ABC transporter ATP-binding protein translates to MADPHFGGIKVRHLYKIFGPNAQAHVEAVKNGLTKAELNERHGHVLGLRDINIEIPSGCIQVIMGLSGSGKSTLIRHINRLIDPTAGEVLVDGVDVVKMNAQELRAFRRHQTAMVFQKFALLPHRNVLENTLYGLEVQGMERAKAVDIAMRWIERVGLGGFESKYPNQLSGGMQQRVGLARALSNDAPVLLMDEAYSALDPLIRMDMQSVLLDLQKEIRKTIVFITHDLDEALRLGDQIAILRDGEVIQQGTSQDIVLRPADEYVANFVKEVNRGRVVHVEAVMMPMHPGSSPIGMPIQVGTTIEDAMRMTAHGPDGDIAVVDAEGKPLGVVNLRQLAGAMVSAHGEAQQADASLAKVI, encoded by the coding sequence ATGGCTGATCCCCACTTCGGCGGCATCAAGGTCCGCCATCTCTACAAGATCTTCGGGCCGAACGCGCAGGCGCATGTCGAGGCGGTCAAGAACGGCCTGACGAAGGCCGAGCTCAACGAGCGGCACGGGCACGTCCTCGGCTTGCGGGACATCAATATCGAGATCCCCTCCGGCTGCATCCAGGTGATCATGGGGCTTTCGGGCTCCGGCAAGTCGACGCTGATCCGCCACATCAACCGGCTGATCGACCCGACCGCCGGCGAGGTGCTGGTCGACGGCGTCGATGTCGTCAAGATGAACGCCCAGGAATTGCGGGCCTTCCGCAGGCATCAGACGGCCATGGTGTTCCAGAAGTTCGCGCTTCTTCCGCATCGCAACGTCCTCGAGAACACACTCTACGGGCTTGAGGTGCAGGGGATGGAGCGGGCGAAGGCGGTCGACATCGCCATGCGCTGGATCGAGCGCGTCGGGCTCGGAGGCTTCGAGAGCAAGTATCCGAACCAGCTTTCGGGCGGCATGCAGCAGCGCGTCGGGCTCGCCCGTGCGCTTTCCAACGACGCGCCGGTGCTGCTGATGGACGAAGCCTATTCGGCGCTCGATCCGCTGATCCGCATGGACATGCAGTCGGTGCTTCTGGACCTGCAGAAGGAGATCAGGAAGACGATTGTGTTCATCACCCACGATCTCGACGAGGCGCTGAGGCTCGGCGACCAGATCGCCATCCTGCGCGACGGCGAAGTCATCCAGCAGGGCACCAGCCAGGACATTGTGCTCAGGCCGGCCGACGAATACGTCGCGAACTTCGTCAAGGAAGTGAACCGCGGTCGCGTCGTCCATGTCGAGGCGGTCATGATGCCGATGCATCCGGGTTCTTCGCCGATCGGGATGCCGATCCAGGTGGGGACCACCATCGAGGATGCCATGCGCATGACCGCCCATGGCCCGGATGGCGATATCGCCGTCGTGGACGCCGAAGGCAAGCCGCTCGGCGTCGTCAACCTGCGCCAGCTCGCCGGCGCAATGGTCAGCGCCCATGGTGAGGCGCAACAGGCTGACGCCTCGCTGGCAAAGGTCATCTAA
- a CDS encoding ABC transporter permease: MDWLYEFPHMNDDSLRNLKKIIDEGFRTFTRAYGEAIEGFFSPLQHFLIAAERFLTQTPWPIITLIILAIAWGASRSVKVVLGCLVTLLTIGYFDMWDDTMRTVSMIFVCTILSIAVGIPIGILMSRSDRLQRVVNPVLDVMQTMPSFVYLIPVVMLLGIGKVPGLIAVVIYAIPPMIRLTNLGIRLVDKDVLEAADAFGSSSWQKLKNVQLPLALPTIMAGINQTIMMALAMVVIASMIGVQGLGQPVLKAIANQYFTLGIFNGMAIVGIAIIFDRVSQAYGKRLQKHLEIVHG, encoded by the coding sequence ATGGATTGGTTGTACGAATTTCCGCATATGAACGACGACTCCCTGCGCAATCTGAAGAAGATTATCGACGAGGGATTCCGGACCTTTACGCGCGCCTATGGTGAAGCCATCGAGGGCTTTTTCTCGCCTCTGCAGCATTTCCTGATTGCCGCCGAGCGTTTCTTGACGCAGACGCCGTGGCCGATCATCACGCTGATCATTCTCGCGATCGCCTGGGGCGCCAGCCGGAGCGTGAAAGTGGTGCTGGGCTGTCTCGTGACGCTGCTGACCATCGGCTATTTCGACATGTGGGACGACACGATGCGGACGGTGTCGATGATCTTCGTCTGTACCATCCTGTCGATCGCGGTCGGCATTCCGATCGGCATCCTGATGTCGCGGTCCGATCGCCTGCAAAGGGTGGTGAACCCGGTGCTCGACGTGATGCAGACGATGCCGAGCTTCGTCTACCTAATTCCGGTGGTGATGCTGCTCGGGATCGGCAAGGTGCCGGGCCTGATCGCCGTCGTCATCTACGCCATCCCGCCGATGATCCGCCTCACCAATCTCGGCATTCGCCTGGTCGACAAGGATGTGCTCGAGGCGGCGGACGCCTTCGGCTCGTCGAGCTGGCAGAAGCTGAAGAACGTGCAGCTGCCGCTGGCGCTGCCGACGATCATGGCCGGCATCAACCAGACGATCATGATGGCGCTTGCCATGGTGGTCATCGCCTCGATGATCGGCGTTCAGGGCCTGGGTCAGCCGGTTCTGAAGGCGATTGCCAACCAGTACTTCACGCTCGGCATCTTCAATGGCATGGCCATCGTCGGCATCGCCATCATCTTCGACCGCGTCAGCCAGGCCTATGGCAAGCGGCTGCAGAAGCACCTGGAGATCGTCCATGGCTGA
- a CDS encoding ABC transporter substrate-binding protein has translation MKKLLGSTCLMLGLLGGVSASNAAECGSVTIASMNWQSAEVLSNIDKIILNEGYGCSADITIGDTVPTITSMVEKGQPDIAPEAWVDLLPDVVKRGMDEGKLVTGATALPDGGVQGWWMPKYIADAHPDIKTVGDVLKHPELFPDPEDSSKGAIYNGPQGWGGTVVTSQLYKAYEAEKAGFTLIDTGSAAGLDGSIAKAYERQQGWVGYYWSPTALLGKYEMVKLEAGVPNDPDEWKRCNTVADCPDPKPNAWPIDRVVTLVAKPFSEKVGPEVMDYLNKRSWSNETVNKLMAWMTDNQATGEEGAKHFLEENEEIWSKWVSPDAAEKIKAAL, from the coding sequence ATGAAGAAACTACTTGGGTCCACATGCCTTATGCTGGGTCTGCTCGGCGGGGTGTCCGCGTCGAACGCCGCGGAGTGCGGCAGCGTCACCATCGCCAGCATGAACTGGCAGAGCGCTGAGGTCCTGTCGAACATCGACAAAATCATCCTGAACGAAGGCTACGGTTGCAGCGCCGACATCACAATCGGCGACACCGTGCCGACGATCACTTCGATGGTCGAAAAGGGCCAGCCGGACATCGCGCCGGAAGCATGGGTCGACCTGTTGCCGGATGTCGTCAAGCGCGGCATGGACGAAGGCAAACTGGTCACCGGAGCGACGGCTCTGCCCGATGGTGGCGTGCAGGGTTGGTGGATGCCGAAATACATCGCGGACGCTCACCCGGACATCAAGACCGTGGGTGATGTCCTGAAACATCCGGAACTCTTCCCGGATCCGGAAGACTCCAGCAAAGGCGCCATCTACAACGGACCTCAGGGCTGGGGCGGCACCGTCGTGACTTCGCAGCTTTACAAGGCCTACGAAGCCGAGAAGGCGGGCTTCACGCTGATCGACACGGGCTCTGCTGCCGGCCTCGACGGCTCGATCGCCAAGGCTTACGAGCGCCAGCAGGGTTGGGTCGGATACTACTGGTCGCCGACCGCGCTGCTCGGCAAGTACGAAATGGTCAAGCTCGAAGCGGGCGTGCCGAACGATCCGGACGAATGGAAGCGCTGCAACACGGTAGCCGATTGCCCCGATCCGAAGCCGAATGCCTGGCCGATCGATCGCGTCGTCACGCTCGTGGCAAAGCCCTTCTCCGAAAAGGTCGGTCCCGAGGTCATGGACTACTTGAACAAGCGTTCCTGGAGCAACGAGACGGTCAACAAGCTGATGGCCTGGATGACCGACAACCAGGCGACCGGCGAGGAAGGCGCCAAGCACTTCCTCGAGGAGAACGAGGAAATCTGGTCGAAGTGGGTTTCGCCGGACGCTGCCGAGAAGATCAAGGCGGCGCTTTAA